In Tissierellales bacterium, one DNA window encodes the following:
- a CDS encoding glycosyltransferase, with protein MKVLHLISGGDTGGAKTHVLSLVEKLSEDIQIKLVCFIEDQFYEDGKKLGLDIEVYQQKNRFDFSVVSRLKELIEKEGYDLVHCHGARANFIAMFLKSKVKVPFVTTIHSDYKLDFKDNLYKKIIFTGLNEMALRKFDYYIAVSNNFKKMLVERSFDSEKIFTVYNGIDLEKTVDIIEKKEFLSKYGIDATNKKIIGIAARLDTNKSVNTLIEAGKELSSMRDDFLILIAGTGEEKHHLEQLIQQEGLSQKIYLLGFVRENYSFFNALDINVLTSKSESFPYVILEGAKLGKTIISTDVGGIADLVEQGINGYLFEVENKNELAKYLDESLKNDCYKNMGDNLKTKVSELFSLDKMGRDHVKIYHTIKKTRI; from the coding sequence ATGAAAGTACTTCATTTGATTAGTGGTGGAGATACTGGTGGTGCAAAGACACATGTTTTGTCATTAGTAGAAAAACTATCAGAAGATATCCAAATAAAGCTAGTCTGTTTTATTGAGGACCAATTCTATGAAGATGGTAAAAAATTAGGGTTGGATATTGAAGTGTATCAACAAAAAAATCGTTTTGATTTTTCAGTGGTTTCGAGATTAAAAGAACTAATAGAAAAAGAGGGCTATGATTTAGTACATTGCCATGGTGCTAGAGCTAATTTTATAGCAATGTTTCTAAAATCAAAAGTTAAAGTTCCGTTTGTAACAACTATTCACAGTGACTACAAATTAGACTTTAAAGATAATTTGTACAAAAAAATTATATTCACTGGGTTAAATGAGATGGCCCTTAGAAAATTTGACTACTACATTGCAGTGTCGAATAATTTCAAAAAAATGCTAGTAGAACGTAGCTTTGATTCAGAAAAAATCTTTACTGTTTACAATGGTATAGATTTAGAAAAAACGGTTGATATAATAGAAAAAAAAGAATTTTTATCTAAATATGGTATAGATGCAACCAATAAAAAAATCATAGGTATTGCAGCGAGACTTGATACTAATAAGAGTGTAAATACGCTCATAGAGGCGGGAAAAGAACTCTCTAGTATGCGAGATGATTTTTTGATATTGATTGCTGGAACAGGAGAGGAAAAGCATCACCTAGAGCAATTGATACAGCAAGAAGGGCTTTCTCAAAAGATATACCTATTAGGATTTGTTCGAGAAAACTATTCTTTTTTCAATGCTCTAGACATAAATGTGCTTACATCTAAGAGTGAAAGCTTTCCATATGTGATATTGGAAGGAGCAAAGCTAGGAAAAACAATTATAAGCACAGATGTTGGTGGTATAGCTGATTTAGTTGAGCAAGGGATTAATGGCTACTTGTTTGAAGTGGAAAACAAAAATGAATTAGCTAAGTATTTAGATGAATCTCTTAAGAATGATTGCTATAAGAACATGGGCGATAATTTAAAAACTAAAGTTAGTGAACTATTTTCATTGGATAAGATGGGTCGAGACCATGTGAAAATATATCATACTAT
- a CDS encoding YgiQ family radical SAM protein, translated as MENKFLPISMKDLKERGWDGVDFVLVSGDAYVDHPSFGPAIIGRVLERYGYKVGIVAQPDWKNEKDFKRFGKPRLGFLVSAGNMDSMVNHYTVNRKKRKTDAYSPGGQMGMRPDRATIVYCNKIREIYGEIPIVIGGVEASLRRFAHYDYWEDRIRNSILIDTAADLIIYGMGEKPVVEVAECLAMGMEAKYIRHVQGTCYRIRKDQLDEVYDYVEVESLSEIKKSKEAYARAFNKQNQEQNPFIGKALIQRHGDSYIVQNPPAKPLETIELDDVYELPYQRTYHPIYEKSGGIPALKEVEFSLSSSRGCYGGCSFCAITFHQGRIVQGRSHESLEKEADKLIESPNFKGYIHDVGGPTANFRKPACKKQMTYGACKNKQCLFPEPCSNLEVDHEDYIQLLRKIRKKPKIKKVFIRSGIRYDYVVADKNKKFLKELCEHHVSGLLKVAPEHIDPKVLKLMGKPNVEVFEKFTKDYKDMNKKLGKDQYLVPYLISSHPGSTLKSAIKLACYLKSIGYIPEQVQDFYPTPGTLSAAMYYTELNPVTLEKIYVPKTKEEKHMQRALLQFNRRENYKLVRQALISENRYDLIGNGPKCLIRDFSNEETNKTKSRGAKGNSKSKYKKNNRHNAAKNNKRRR; from the coding sequence ATGGAAAATAAATTTTTGCCCATTTCAATGAAAGATTTAAAAGAAAGAGGATGGGATGGTGTCGATTTTGTTTTAGTTTCAGGGGATGCATATGTAGATCATCCAAGTTTCGGCCCAGCAATTATCGGAAGAGTATTAGAACGTTATGGTTACAAAGTTGGCATAGTGGCACAGCCAGATTGGAAAAATGAAAAAGATTTTAAAAGATTTGGAAAGCCAAGACTAGGATTTCTAGTAAGTGCGGGAAACATGGACTCTATGGTGAATCACTATACCGTCAATAGAAAAAAGAGAAAAACAGATGCATATTCTCCAGGCGGACAGATGGGAATGAGACCAGATAGGGCTACTATAGTCTATTGCAATAAGATTCGTGAAATTTATGGAGAAATTCCAATAGTGATAGGAGGAGTAGAAGCTAGTCTGAGAAGATTTGCACACTATGACTACTGGGAAGACAGAATCAGAAATTCTATACTCATAGATACAGCTGCAGATTTGATAATATACGGAATGGGTGAAAAACCCGTCGTAGAAGTTGCAGAGTGCTTAGCTATGGGAATGGAAGCTAAATATATAAGACATGTACAGGGAACATGCTATAGAATAAGAAAAGATCAATTAGATGAAGTTTACGATTATGTAGAAGTTGAATCGTTAAGCGAAATAAAAAAAAGTAAAGAAGCATATGCTAGAGCCTTCAATAAACAGAATCAAGAACAAAATCCATTCATAGGAAAAGCATTGATTCAAAGGCACGGTGATTCATATATTGTACAGAATCCACCGGCAAAACCGTTAGAAACAATAGAATTAGATGACGTGTATGAACTACCTTATCAGAGAACTTACCACCCAATTTACGAAAAATCAGGTGGAATTCCTGCTCTCAAGGAAGTTGAATTCAGCTTGTCGAGTTCAAGAGGATGCTATGGTGGTTGTTCGTTTTGTGCCATTACATTTCATCAGGGAAGAATCGTACAGGGAAGAAGTCATGAATCATTAGAAAAAGAAGCAGATAAATTGATAGAAAGTCCAAATTTCAAAGGATATATACATGATGTTGGTGGACCAACAGCTAATTTTAGGAAACCTGCTTGTAAGAAACAAATGACATATGGTGCTTGTAAAAATAAACAGTGCTTGTTTCCAGAACCATGTAGTAACTTAGAAGTAGATCATGAGGATTATATACAATTACTGAGAAAAATAAGAAAAAAACCTAAAATCAAGAAAGTATTCATACGTTCGGGAATAAGATATGATTATGTAGTAGCTGATAAGAACAAAAAATTCCTAAAAGAACTTTGTGAGCATCATGTAAGCGGATTGCTAAAAGTAGCGCCCGAACATATAGATCCTAAGGTTCTAAAGCTCATGGGAAAACCAAATGTTGAAGTGTTTGAAAAATTTACTAAGGATTACAAAGATATGAACAAGAAACTAGGCAAGGATCAATACCTAGTACCGTATCTAATATCAAGTCATCCAGGTAGTACATTAAAATCTGCAATCAAACTTGCATGCTATTTGAAATCTATAGGATATATTCCAGAGCAAGTTCAGGATTTTTATCCTACACCAGGGACGCTATCGGCAGCAATGTATTATACAGAGCTTAATCCTGTGACTCTTGAAAAAATTTATGTTCCAAAAACTAAAGAAGAAAAGCATATGCAAAGAGCTCTATTGCAATTCAATCGAAGAGAAAACTATAAACTTGTTAGACAGGCACTTATAAGTGAAAATAGATATGATTTAATAGGAAATGGTCCTAAGTGTTTAATACGAGATTTTTCAAATGAAGAAACAAATAAGACAAAATCTAGGGGCGCTAAGGGGAACTCGAAGTCGAAGTACAAGAAGAACAATAGACATAACGCTGCGAAAAATAATAAAAGGAGGCGTTAG
- a CDS encoding type II toxin-antitoxin system PemK/MazF family toxin, with product MLIKRGDIIYADLSPVIGSEQGGIRPVLVLQNDIGNKYSSTLIVAAITAKIDKAKLPTHVEISSKDFGLTKDSVVLLEQIRTIDKKRLRDKVGRFDDVMMDKVEKALRISLNLEEC from the coding sequence ATGCTGATAAAAAGAGGAGACATAATATATGCCGACTTAAGTCCGGTAATAGGATCGGAACAGGGAGGTATTCGCCCTGTTCTGGTACTACAAAATGATATTGGGAACAAATACAGTTCAACACTGATTGTGGCTGCAATTACAGCAAAAATTGATAAAGCTAAATTGCCAACACATGTAGAAATATCATCAAAAGATTTCGGATTGACGAAAGATTCAGTGGTATTGTTGGAGCAGATTAGAACTATAGACAAGAAGAGGTTAAGGGACAAGGTTGGCAGATTTGACGATGTAATGATGGATAAAGTTGAAAAAGCACTTAGGATTAGTTTGAATTTGGAAGAATGTTGA
- the alr gene encoding alanine racemase, with product MLSFMNTRPVWALINLDHLIHNIKEIKKNLSPSACLSGVIKADGYGHGAIMIARTILANGVDRLAVATLSEALELRKHHIKAPILILGYTPGFQANDIIEHDIIQTVLSYEQAEALSYAAEGLDRQAKIHIKIDTGMSRLGFDANNQAIGDILKISQLPNIEIEGIFSHFALADAENPKFTDVQNEKFKNFVSKLESQGLEIPIKHISNSAAILNNPEYHYDMVRAGLLMYGLYPSEFVSHKKMDLKPVMSLKATISQTRSLEKGKGISYGHSFVTKRDSIIGTIPIGYADGYSRLLSNKIYVGVKGQAARVVGNICMDQCMIDLTDIERMDVGDEVFLFGDGNHGEPSVDEIANVLGTINYEILCILSKRVPRAYIKNNEVIRIRDYLLE from the coding sequence ATGCTATCATTTATGAATACTAGACCTGTTTGGGCCTTGATTAACTTGGATCACTTGATTCATAATATAAAAGAAATTAAAAAGAACTTATCGCCGTCAGCCTGTCTTTCAGGAGTAATAAAAGCTGATGGATATGGCCACGGAGCTATAATGATTGCCAGAACTATACTGGCAAATGGAGTAGATAGATTAGCAGTAGCTACATTGTCTGAAGCGCTTGAGCTTAGGAAACATCATATAAAAGCGCCTATATTGATACTAGGATATACACCTGGTTTTCAGGCGAATGATATAATAGAGCATGATATAATACAAACTGTACTTAGCTACGAGCAAGCAGAAGCGTTATCTTACGCGGCAGAGGGGCTTGACAGACAAGCTAAGATTCATATAAAAATAGACACAGGTATGAGTAGACTTGGGTTTGATGCAAACAATCAAGCTATAGGAGATATACTAAAAATTAGTCAATTACCAAACATCGAAATCGAAGGGATATTTTCTCATTTTGCTCTAGCAGATGCTGAGAATCCTAAATTCACTGATGTGCAGAATGAAAAGTTTAAAAATTTTGTTAGCAAATTAGAATCTCAAGGGTTGGAGATTCCGATTAAGCATATATCTAATAGTGCAGCTATATTAAATAATCCAGAGTATCACTATGATATGGTGAGAGCTGGCTTATTGATGTATGGACTGTATCCATCTGAATTTGTAAGTCATAAAAAGATGGATTTGAAGCCGGTGATGAGTTTGAAAGCTACTATTTCTCAAACTAGATCACTAGAAAAAGGCAAAGGCATTAGTTATGGGCATAGCTTTGTAACAAAGAGAGATTCGATTATAGGTACTATACCAATAGGCTATGCAGATGGATATAGTCGTCTATTATCGAACAAAATCTATGTAGGCGTCAAGGGTCAGGCGGCTAGAGTAGTTGGTAATATTTGTATGGATCAATGTATGATAGATCTTACAGATATAGAAAGAATGGATGTTGGGGATGAGGTGTTTCTCTTTGGAGATGGGAACCATGGAGAACCAAGTGTTGATGAAATAGCGAATGTCTTGGGAACTATAAACTATGAGATACTATGTATTCTCAGCAAAAGAGTTCCAAGGGCGTATATCAAGAACAATGAGGTCATAAGGATTAGGGACTATCTTCTGGAATAA